ATGGGTTTCACGAGTTGATTTGTGGTTGGTGCACACATTCGAAGACACAAACAGAGAGGGTGAGATGAAGAACATAAGGTTATGGTGTTGTAGCAAGAGTTATACCAGAATTCCATAACCAAGAGAGATAAAATGGGGAGGGGGAGTAATATGGAGAGTGACAGATTAACAAAGTCGATTATTCAAAGTTAAGACTGTTTTTGAATTTACAAAATAGCTGATCCGAGGAATAATAAGACTAAACTCCATTCACAGTCTACTAGACCCTTTGACGGGGATTCCGAGATGTAGGAATTGGAGTCGAAATCAGGGGAGAGGAAGGGGAGGGCTTGAAGCAGAGCATATGCAGCTCCACTGACTCTGGAAGAATCATATTTGAGGAATAAGATAATGAGAGTTGGAGAGGAACTAAGGAATAGAAAGACGCATCTTAATTGGAATTATGtaagtaaaaataaaacaaaaggaatcATTTTCTAGCCCTCATAACTGAGGAGTCCAATGTTTTTTGACATTGGACCTTCCTCAATCCCTATTTTTTGACCTTATTCAAGATTTCTTGTTGTggaaaatgatatattaatGTCACTTTATGAAAGTTGGACACTTAGTGCAAAGAAAAAAGTAAGTGTTGCTTAATTTAAGGTGGCTTCCATTCCATGTATACATTTAGTATTTTATAGAGTTAGATTATTAAGTTCTAGCTTAATGAAATAATAATGGACAAAGTTTAAACCTATATCGGATGTTTAAAGgaaaaatttgtatgatattgttACCgattattaaaagaaaaggacGTGACATGAACTGGTTAATAATTCGAAACCAAAATTAGTGTCGGTAGCATGAAAGTTTGTTAAGTTAGGCATGCTTTTAGGCTTTTAGCATTGAATCCCCTTCTTGAGAGCTAAAAGGTTTaaaatcaataatcaaataaGTTTACAACTTATTAACAGTTGTGCTACGTAACTTATATAGTGGTAGTTCATTGTAGTCAAactctcttaaacgaaattttaaaatgttttaactctcaaaatacatgttaaatttttttaaaaattgtatattcaaaatcaacgcataaaactctttcttaCGAAATCCATTGTAGATAAGTTTTATcgagtaaatcttaattccattatttttatgaatagaatttcttaattccattgtttttttcaatgaaatttcaaaaacaaataaattcagaactaaaacaatgaattataaactgtgctttaaaaaacaatagaatttatattaaaacaaagaattttggacaatgaattatgagataaaaaagtgtaaataaaattatttcattgattaaatcaatgaaataaacctaTTGAACTCTCATGAACTATCAAACAGATGAATTACATATCATTTTCGTTAAAATAATTGATCCTAGGGAAGGTGAGATGGATCAATCACAATTCACAACATGACACAGCACATGCAAAAGTGAAAGATTCTTGCTGGGGTCCATTCATATAGCGACAATCTCATAAAATTCAATTCTCATCCACACGTGTCATCATCACGTTGCTCTCTTAAGAAAAATGTTCGGTTTAAGACTCGCTGATCTCCTCTCTGATCACAACAATCTCCATCTCATCACGTTCATACCTGCCTGCTACAATCAATTCCATTTCCTTCTAGCCTAGCTACTGCTTCAGATCATCCACCGCACCCATGGCTGAGCCAAAGGTCTGTGGTTCCTTTCTATCAATTCCATTCTAATTGTGGTTCTTATTGCTCATAATAttgccttttattttcttgtcttcAAATTATCATCACTTCTTTTAAAGGTTACAACAATGGTGATAAAGGTGGATCTTCAATGCGAAAAGTGTTACAAGAAGATCAAGAGAGTGCTCTGTAAATTCCCTCGTGAGTTCTCTCTCcgttctaattttattttattttttttaaaaagagctactttaattaattttctgtatggaaatcaattgaaaataaCTGAGTTATATATACTTGGATTGTtgcgatttttttaaaaaaatttctttgcgAACAAGAGAAATTCGAGACCAGGTATACGATGAGAAGCAGAACACAGTGACAATCAAGGTGGTTTGTTGTAGCCCTGAGAAGATCAAGCAGAAGATATGCTGCAAAGGAGGTGAATCTGTCAAAGGCATTGAGATTATAGTacccaagaagaagaaggaacctgaaaagctcacaccaccaccaccaccaccggcGGCAGCAGAGAAGCCCAAGGAACCTGAAAAGCCCAAACCAGCACCACCACCGGTGGAGGCAGAGAAGCCCAAGGAGCCTGAGAAGAAACCAGAGAAGCCCAAGGAACCTGAAAAACCCAAAGAACCTGAAAAGAAACCAGAGAAGCCCAAGGAGGCCGAAAAACCCAAAGAGCCTGCGAAGCCGAAAGAACCTGAGAAACCCAAAGAGCCTGAAAAGCCCAAACAACCAGAGAAATCCAAAGAGCCTGAAAAGCCCAAACAACCGGAGAAACCCAAAGCGCCCGAGAAGCCTGAACCAGCTCCGAAGCCGCCTGCACCTGCGCCGACGGTACCTGACGCGGTATCACAGCCAGGTCCGGGTTACCCACCACCGATAACGGCTTTCCCAATTGGTGTGTGTTGTATGGAGTGTTACGAAGGACGAGGTGGTGGGCCGTGCTACGACGGATATGGATATCCACCACCACCGCGGTTTTATGATGGGTATTGTGGAAGACCAGTTTATGATAGCTGGGGTGGAGGTGGATGTAAAGATGGCTATTACGTCAGCAGATGTGTTAATTACTTGAGTGAAGAAAATCCTTCTGCCTGCTCAATCATGTAGACACATCCcgtctttattttttttggggttat
This genomic window from Tripterygium wilfordii isolate XIE 37 chromosome 9, ASM1340144v1, whole genome shotgun sequence contains:
- the LOC120005233 gene encoding pollen-specific leucine-rich repeat extensin-like protein 1, whose translation is MAEPKVTTMVIKVDLQCEKCYKKIKRVLCKFPQIRDQVYDEKQNTVTIKVVCCSPEKIKQKICCKGGESVKGIEIIVPKKKKEPEKLTPPPPPPAAAEKPKEPEKPKPAPPPVEAEKPKEPEKKPEKPKEPEKPKEPEKKPEKPKEAEKPKEPAKPKEPEKPKEPEKPKQPEKSKEPEKPKQPEKPKAPEKPEPAPKPPAPAPTVPDAVSQPGPGYPPPITAFPIGVCCMECYEGRGGGPCYDGYGYPPPPRFYDGYCGRPVYDSWGGGGCKDGYYVSRCVNYLSEENPSACSIM